TCCTGATCACAACCGCTTAAATCTCTCCGGATATCTTCAAAACTAAGTAAAAACAGTTTACGGGCATTGTCTGACAACAACACAGCATGTTGTTTTAAATCAGGATTCGATTCGGGATTCAGGTTTTTATCTGAATAGAGCACCCATTTTCCGTCAGTAACCTCTTCGTTTTTCCATCCATCAGCAAAAAGCACAAAACCAATGCTGGTGTTAGGAGGAAATTGTCCGATATGGACTTTATTTCCGGCATGCAATCCGCCTCCGGATCCCTGAAAAGAAACATTGGGGAAAATTATGGTAATCGTATCAATATCATCCGGACTCTGAGGAGGATTACCGGTAGGATAAGTATAAAATCCCAACACATTACGGTAGCCGGCTCCTTCCGAAACAAAAGTAACCCACACATCGCAGGTAGCATTTAAATGCACATCCTGATCATATTTCGAAAGAAAATACTGGGGATGAGTTTGGGGTAACCGGCTTCTTTCGGGAAGTGTATTGTTCACATCATTCAAAAACTCACAGGTAATCGGGTCATTATCCGGTTCCAAATAATCCGGAACACCCAGGCTGTTATAGCCACCAAGAAATTTTATGACATGCGAACTCACCGCCCGTGCTGCCATTGCAGATTTAAAAACGGCTGTTTTTTGTTCTCCGCCCAACGTCAAATCAAAGCCATTTTGTTCCAGCGGCACCATTCCCGGTGTAGGAATCCCTACATAATCCGAGCGGACATATAAACTATCGTAATAGGAAGGCACAGAATAATCTACCGCATAAATCCCGGACTGGTCTGTCATTCCGCTCACAATCAACTGTCCGCCATTTTCAGGATCACCGGTAAAAATAGAAAATTTGGCTCCGGCAATAGGATTTCCGGTATTATCCAGTGCTTTAATCTGAAGGTCGGCAGGTTTAGTGGTTTTCCATTCAAATGTACTGTTCACCACCAAATCCTCCATTGTCTTTTCATTTTCCGGAACCGGGTTAGTACTCTCGTTGGTATTACATGACGCCAGCATAAGCAGGCTGATCACTACTCCGGAAATAATCTTTAAAATTTTGTAATTATACTCCATCATTCATTAATTATTTATTGTTTTACTTATTTTCCTGAATATATTGCTGGATATAAATTCCGTATCAATAATATAAAAGCAACTTACGTGCCATTCACCAAAAAACACTGTATTTGTTCTTTTTACAACATTTCGACAAGTTATTTTTTCTCCATTCGGGAAAACTTTTCCCCAAAAAAGAAATCAATGGGCATTAATTTTCCGGATTCCCACAAGCCGGTCATAATCCATTACCCTTGAATGGTAATAAACATAAATGGTGTATGTATTCCGTGTTTCCCAATAAGATCCCTCGATAGGAGTAATATTGGCCTGCACACTGCCCGCCGGTAAAAAAGCATACCAGTATTCGTAATATCCCTGTTTAAGAAAAAGATGGGCT
The sequence above is drawn from the Candidatus Sulfidibacterium hydrothermale genome and encodes:
- a CDS encoding LruC domain-containing protein, producing MMEYNYKILKIISGVVISLLMLASCNTNESTNPVPENEKTMEDLVVNSTFEWKTTKPADLQIKALDNTGNPIAGAKFSIFTGDPENGGQLIVSGMTDQSGIYAVDYSVPSYYDSLYVRSDYVGIPTPGMVPLEQNGFDLTLGGEQKTAVFKSAMAARAVSSHVIKFLGGYNSLGVPDYLEPDNDPITCEFLNDVNNTLPERSRLPQTHPQYFLSKYDQDVHLNATCDVWVTFVSEGAGYRNVLGFYTYPTGNPPQSPDDIDTITIIFPNVSFQGSGGGLHAGNKVHIGQFPPNTSIGFVLFADGWKNEEVTDGKWVLYSDKNLNPESNPDLKQHAVLLSDNARKLFLLSFEDIRRDLSGCDQDFNDAIFYVTANPIQAVDQATMPLIDYTGVDSDGDGVPDHFDDYPDDPAKAFNNYYFNEGEFGTLAFEDLWPSTGDYDFNDAVIDYNFNQITNGENNVVQVNGIFVLRAMGAYFHNGFGFQLPIDNQLVSNVTGDLHVSGSVVTLDSRNLEANQSKAVVILWEDGFDVMHNPGQGLGVNTEETAPYVTPDTMRVSITFTHPVGLGDLGNPPYNPFIFVDRDRGREVHLPDHLPTDLADHAFFGTENDDSNPAVGRYYKTKTNLPWGLNIIEHFDYPIEKVDILSAYKHFGEWAESSGTLYPDWYKDKAGYRDADNIYQKPEGK